In the genome of Dermacentor silvarum isolate Dsil-2018 chromosome 1, BIME_Dsil_1.4, whole genome shotgun sequence, one region contains:
- the LOC125942701 gene encoding uncharacterized protein LOC125942701 translates to MHKAKIHFSGGERITFGGDEEDEVPLTQPEACGSLWSDQASGSQSEVAFQGGRQPAWTKSKTQPRGSGSRSTVQRRGEGRSFSRLHRRSRNSRATGANRHHWPTLWFVQLTAVVITIVVGALVALTYILREASLTAKVVHDAGSAMDVDDLANSTNITATLLGDRFDAADLDNSSLEASAAVVSGFGSSFTASSEPTTPEGVIPSLRERPGERPSQKHHSKTVRGAGPKEEQRVRGSSLQPENEGKGLHREGEASQVHSIEHAAEKTTG, encoded by the exons ATG CACAAGGCGAAGATCCACTTTTCGGGCGGTGAGCGCATCACGTTCGGCGGAGACGAAGAGGACGAGGTGCCCCTCACCCAGCCTGAAGCCTGCGGCTCCCTCTGGAGCGACCAGGCCTCGGGCTCTCAGTCCGAGGTCGCGTTCCAGGGAGGACGACAGCCAGCTTGGACGAAATCGAAAACGCAGCCACGCGGAAGTGGGTCGCGGTCCACGGTGCAGCGGCGGGGCGAGGGCCGCTCGTTCTCGAGGCTCCACAGGCGCTCGAGGAACTCCCGGGCCACTGGCGCCAACCGCCATCATTG GCCCACActgtggttcgtgcagctgacagCTGTCGTGATCACAATCGTTGTGGGAGCACTGGTGGCCCTAACTTACATTCTCAGGGAAGCCAGCCTCACAGCTAAAGTGGTGCACGATGCCGGTAGCGCCATGGACGTCGACGACCTCGCAAACAGCACGAACATCACCGCTACGCTGCTCGGGGACCGTTTCGACGCGGCAGACCTGGACAACAGCAGCTTGGAGGCGAGTGCGGCTGTGGTGAGCGGTTTTGGCTCCTCTTTCACCGCCAGCAGCGAGCCGACCACGCCCGAGGGAGTAATTCCATCCTTGCGAGAAAGACCTGGCGAACGGCCGAGCCAGAAGCACCACTCGAAGACAGTGCGTGGTGCCGGACCGAAGGAAGAACAACGCGTCCGCGGCAGTTCGCTCCAGCCCGAAAATGAAGGCAAGGGACTACACCGGGAGGGCGAGGCGTCGCAGGTTCATTCCATCGAACACGCTGCAGAGAAGACCACCGGCTAA